ACGCACTTCAGTACCTGGACATTTTGGCGCAACCATCACTACAGTAATGTCTTTACGAACCTGCTCGCCCACTTCAACGATGTTGAAGCCATGTGAATAACCCAGTGCAGCGCCCTCTTTCATCAGCGGCTGAACAGCCTGAACCACAGCACTGTGCTGCTTGTCTGGCGTCAGGTTAACAACCAGATCGGCTCCTGGGATCAGGTCTTCGTAAGTGCCAACTTTAAAGCCGTTTTCGGTGGCTTTACGCCAGGAGGCACGCTTCTCAGCAATCGCTTCGGCACGCAGCGCATAGGCGATATCCAGACCGGAGTCGCGCATGTTTAGGCCCTGGTTCAGGCCCTGAGCACCACAACCAACGATGACGACTTTTTTGCCTTTCAGGTAGCTTGCTTCATCAGCAAATTCATCACGCGACATGAAGCGACATTTACCTAATTGCGCTAACTGGTTGCGCAGGTTCAAAGTGTTGAAATAGTTAGCCATGGGTACTCCGTATAGGGTTAGGTAGGTCTTTTATCTGCTGGTGAGTCTCTGATCTGCTCACCCTGTATAATCCCTATCATATGACAGGAAATGTATTGCTTAAATTGATATATTAACAACGTGATATTGCAAGATCTGCAACGTCAAAATGAGGCCTGTGATGCATGGATTTACGCGATCTTAAATTGTTTCTTCACCTGGCTGAGAGCCGCCACTTTGGCCGCAGCGCAAGGGCAATGCACGTCAGCCCTTCCACTCTGTCACGGCAAATTCAGCGGCTCGAAGAAGATTTGGGCCAGGCTCTCTTTCTGCGGGATAACCGCACGGTGACGCTAACGGATGCCGGAGAACAGCTCCGCCAGTTTGCTCAGCACACGCTGTTGCAATATCAGCAGCTTCTTCATGCCATTGGTCAGAACGGCCCGTCACTGAGCGGAGAGCTTCGCCTGTTTTGCTCGGTAACCGCCGCCTATAGCCATCTCCCGCCGATTCTGGATCGTTTCCGCGCTGAACATCCGCTGGTTGAAATCAAACTCACTACTGGCGATGCGGCGGATGCGGTGGAGAAAGTGCAGAGCGCCGAGGCGGATATTGCCATTGCAGGCCGTCCCGAGACGCTGCCAGCCAGTATTGGCTTTACCCCGATTGGGCTGATCCCCCTGGTGCTGATAGCCCCGGCGCTACCCTGTCCGGTACGTGCTCAGGCCACACAATCCGAGCCGGACTGGTCAGAAATCCCGTTTATCCTGCCCGATCAGGGGCCCGCGCGGCAGCGTATTGATTTGTGGTTCCGCCGTCGTCGTATACCCAATCCGCTGATTTATGCCACCGTCTCCGGCCACGAAGCCATTGTGTCAA
This genomic window from Erwinia sp. E_sp_B01_1 contains:
- the ilvY gene encoding HTH-type transcriptional activator IlvY, whose protein sequence is MDLRDLKLFLHLAESRHFGRSARAMHVSPSTLSRQIQRLEEDLGQALFLRDNRTVTLTDAGEQLRQFAQHTLLQYQQLLHAIGQNGPSLSGELRLFCSVTAAYSHLPPILDRFRAEHPLVEIKLTTGDAADAVEKVQSAEADIAIAGRPETLPASIGFTPIGLIPLVLIAPALPCPVRAQATQSEPDWSEIPFILPDQGPARQRIDLWFRRRRIPNPLIYATVSGHEAIVSMVALGCGIALLPDVVLENSPEPVRNRILELDNVEMVAPFELGVCVQKKRLTEPLIDAFWSLM